A region from the Triticum aestivum cultivar Chinese Spring chromosome 3D, IWGSC CS RefSeq v2.1, whole genome shotgun sequence genome encodes:
- the LOC123074037 gene encoding protein trichome birefringence-like 18 yields MSLPGKNPPAVAGGMQQWLSTIVMSVAALLLTLGPTHAQGTCDIFRGKWVPDSSGPLYTSSSCPLIIRAENCQANGRPDKGYENWRWKPEQCALPRFDARKFLKMMRGKTLAFAGDSIAQNQMDSLLCILSQVDTPINLSDRRMSKWIFNSTSTTIIRIWSAWLLHNSKEAVGIAPEGLNKVFLDVPDKTLMEFLPSFDVLVLSSGHWFVTPSAYILNGKVIGGQGWWPLQAGKMQMNNIDAFGASTETFLTAVATNPNFKGGSCTGKVNPLDKAVKDGFIDAMYGKQVAAFKKVVKNSGKQSSKLKLMSITKPFALRVDGHPGPYTNVDPNKKTQRGPDGRPPPQDCLHWCMPGPIDTWNEMLFETIRR; encoded by the exons ATGAGTTTACCAGGGAAGAATCCTCCGGCCGTGGCTGGAGGAATGCAGCAATGGCTCTCAACCATCGTTATGTCGGTGGCGGCTCTGCTGCTGACCCTGGGGCCTACACATGCTCAAG GTACCTGTGATATCTTTCGTGGGAAGTGGGTTCCTGATTCTTCAGGGCCATTGTACACAAGCAGCTCTTGTCCTCTGATCATACGCGCGGAGAACTGCCAGGCGAACGGGCGGCCGGACAAGGGGTACGAGAACTGGAGATGGAAGCCCGAGCAGTGCGCTCTCCCGCGCTTCGATGCAAGGAAGTTTCTGAAGATGATGAGGGGCAAGACACTTGCTTTCGCCGGGGATTCGATCGCTCAGAACCAGATGGACTCTCTCCTTTGCATCCTATCGCAG GTGGACACCCCAATAAACCTTAGCGATCGTAGGATGAGTAAGTGGATCTTCAATTCAACCTCAACAACTATCATCCGCATCTGGTCAGCTTGGCTATTACACAATTCAAAAGAAGCTGTGGGAATTGCTCCCGAGGGTCTTAATAAGGTTTTCCTCGATGTCCCAGATAAGACTTTGATGGAATTTCTTCCAAGTTTCGATGTGCTTGTCCTCTCTTCCGGACATTGGTTTGTCACACCATCAGCCTATATCCTGAATGGCAAGGTCATTGGAGGGCAGGGCTGGTGGCCTCTTCAAGCAGGAAAAATGCAGATGAACAACATTGATGCTTTTGGTGCATCCACTGAGACTTTCCTAACTGCTGTGGCTACTAACCCGAATTTCAAAG GTGGATCATGCACTGGGAAGGTTAACCCCTTGGATAAGGCGGTGAAGGATGGATTCATAGATGCAATGTATGGAAAACAAGTTGCGGCCTTCAAAAAGGTAGTCAAGAATTCCGGGAAACAAAGTTCCAAGTTGAAACTGATGAGCATCACAAAACCCTTTGCCTTAAGGGTTGATGGGCATCCCGGACCATACACAAATGTGGACCCAAACAAGAAGACTCAAAGAGGGCCGGATGGAAGGCCTCCACCTCAGGATTGTCTGCATTGGTGCATGCCAGGACCTATAGATACATGGAACGAGATGCTATTTGAGACCATAAGAAGATAA